The following coding sequences lie in one Spodoptera frugiperda isolate SF20-4 chromosome 24, AGI-APGP_CSIRO_Sfru_2.0, whole genome shotgun sequence genomic window:
- the LOC126912255 gene encoding histone H1.3-like, producing the protein MPTDCSATKKKYAMDGVNLLLAQHLIDVELYKQGEADSGISSEAMSAVTSFINDCYQRIAAGASGPASNKKRPTVASASKAAQSSVRSLMAADEPTKHVARKRARAVAKPSHPEAINKAIREMKYGTGKGSSLDAIETYIGAQYKVDAEMLAPLTTSSGAKPDASAAGAKRKASSAAAPGPPAKMAKPSIAKGKKATAADQ; encoded by the exons ATGCCGACCGATTGTAGTGCCACCAAGAAGAAGTACGCCATGGACGGCGTCAACCTTCTTCTCGCTCAGCACCTGATCGACGTTGAGCTGTACAAGCAAGGCGAAGCGGACTCTGGTATCTCCAGCGAGGCGATGTCCGCGGTAACGTCGTTTATCAACGACTGCTACCAGCGCATCGCCGCCGGAGCGTCCGGCCCAGCTTCCAACAAGAAGAGGCCCACCGTCGCCTCGGCCTCGAAGGCAGCGCAGTCTTCCGTCAG GTCGCTGATGGCCGCCGACGAGCCCACCAAGCACGTCGCCAGGAAGCGCGCCAGAGCCGTCGCCAAGCCGAGTCACCCTGAGGCGATCAACAAAGCCATCAGGGAGATGAAGTATGGCACGGGTAAAGGCTCCTCTCTCGATGCGATAGAGACGTACATCGGCGCGCAGTACAAGGTCGACGCTGAGATGCTGGCTCCTTTGACGACTTCGTCGGGCGCCAAGCCTGACGCCTCTGCGGCCGGTGCCAAGAGAAAGGCGTCGTCCGCGGCAGCTCCGGGACCACCTGCGAAGATGGCGAAACCGTCAATCGCCAAGGGCAAGAAGGCCACCGCTGCCGACCAGTAA